The Pyrenophora tritici-repentis strain M4 chromosome 8, whole genome shotgun sequence genome contains a region encoding:
- a CDS encoding fatty acid synthase S-acetyltransferase, giving the protein MADVQRAVKNESTAVSPLAGVINLSMVLKDVGLPDMTFGDWIAPIEPKVQGTWNLHQATVHNKELDFFILLSSCSGVIGQWGQANYAAANTFLDAFVHFRRQQGLVASVIDLGVMGDVGFVSQNQGIRENLDRIGMYILREQDLLNALILALKRSSLAPSATAGQICGQNSDMTYRNPSQVLLGLNSTSPISSPLNRVPWRRDARMSIYHNTAISDNSGGYQYGRAKAQSSQSDDLRAKLASMANNEDKIAAIARSLAAALAAFLIKDDDSIALNRPLEQLGLDSLIALEIRNWIRQKLKVEISTTSIMQSSSLCRLAEDIIGLLTGASCSTDAAC; this is encoded by the coding sequence ATGGCAGACGTGCAAAGAGCTGTGAAAAATGAGAGTACTGCGGTGAGTCCTCTTGCAGGCGTCATTAACCTATCCATGGTCCTGAAAGATGTCGGTCTTCCTGATATGACATTTGGAGATTGGATCGCACCAATTGAGCCGAAGGTCCAAGGTACGTGGAACTTGCATCAGGCCACCGTACACAACAAGGAACTGGATTTTTTTATTCTCCTTTCCTCCTGTAGCGGTGTTATCGGGCAATGGGGTCAGGCCAATTACGCAGCGGCAAACACGTTCCTTGACGCTTTCGTACATTTCCGCCGGCAGCAGGGACTCGTTGCGTCCGTCATCGATCTTGGTGTTATGGGCGACGTTGGCTTCGTTTCGCAAAACCAGGGCATTCGCGAGAATCTGGACCGTATTGGCATGTACATCCTTAGGGAGCAGGACCTACTCAATGCTTTAATTCTGGCTCTGAAAAGATCCTCACTCGCTCCATCTGCCACTGCTGGACAGATTTGCGGCCAAAATAGCGATATGACGTACCGGAATCCAAGTCAGGTCCTCTTGGGCTTGAATAGCACAAGTCCAATCTCTTCACCACTCAACCGCGTGCCTTGGAGACGAGATGCACGTATGAGCATATACCATAACACCGCGATCTCAGACAATAGTGGTGGATATCAATACGGTCGAGCCAAGGCACAATCTTCTCAAAGTGACGATTTGCGCGCGAAGCTGGCATCGATGGCGAACAATGAGGACAAAATAGCCGCTATAGCTCGTTCGTTAGCAGCAGCATTGGCAGCTTTCCTCATCAAGGATGATGACAGTATCGCACTGAACAGACCATTGGAGCAGCTTGGTTTGGACTCACTAATCGCTTTGGAAATTCGTAACTGGATTCGCCAGAAACTCAAAGTAGAAATAAGCACTACTTCGATCATGCAAAGCTCATCGCTTTGTCGCCTAGCAGAAGATATTATCGGGCTACTAACTGGAGCTAGCTGTAGTACCGATGCAGCTTGTTAG